The sequence below is a genomic window from Patescibacteria group bacterium.
TGTCTCTAAGACGAGCTATTTTTTTACTATTATTTTCAATATTTTTTTCAGTCAATTGAGCAACAGCCTCACCAATTCCAACTATTCCTGAAACATTTAGAGTTCCGCTTCGTTTATCCATTTCTTGATGTCCTCCAAGTTGAACCGCTCGCAAAGGAATACCAGTCCTTACATAAAGTGCTCCAATTCCTTTTGGTCCGTATATTTTATGGCCAGACATTGAAAGCATATCCACATAATTCCAAACGACATCAGAGTTTAGATAATTTATCGCTTGAGTTGCATCTGTATGAAAATAAATTTGCTGAGGACGCTCTCCACGTTCAGATATTCTTTTCTTCTGCCAATCTTTTTGTTTGCGTTCATTTATCTTTTTAATATTTTTTCCTATCGCACGTATAGGCTGTATTGAACCAATCTCACTATTTACATGCATTACAGAAACTAGCAAAGTATTGTCTTGGACTGCATCTAGCAAATCATTAGCATTTACAATGCCTTTTTTATTTGGTTTCAAATACCTTACCTCAATCAAGCCATCTCGGACCAACCTCTCAATCGGCTCCAAAGTAGCTGGATGTTCAATTTCTGTTGTTATAATGTGAGGCTTTTTAAAACCTCTAGCAAGAAATGAATTAACAAGCCCAAAAATGGCCAAATTATTAGCTTCAGTTGCACCTGATGTAAAAAATATTTCAGAAAAATCACAATTAAGAAAATCGGCAATTTGTTTGCGTGATTTATCAACTGCAATAATTGCCTCTCTCCCGAAAGAATGAAGAGAAGAAGAATTTCCATAAACATCAGAAAAATATGGAATCATTTTTTCTAATACTTTTTTGTCAACCGGAGTGGTTGCACTATGATCTAGATATATTGGTTTCATATGTTTTTAAATTCTAAATACTAAGCACTAAATTCTAAACAAATACAAAATTACAATCCATAAAATTCAAAACAGTTTTGAATTTATTATTTTAAATATTCGAATTTGTTTAGAGTTTAGAATTTCGGGCTTAGGGTTTAACAATTACGCATTAATAACTTCTGTAACCTGAGGAATAGCTTTTACTATGGTTGCTTCTATCCCCTGTTTCAAGGTAATTTG
It includes:
- a CDS encoding cysteine desulfurase family protein, with the translated sequence MKPIYLDHSATTPVDKKVLEKMIPYFSDVYGNSSSLHSFGREAIIAVDKSRKQIADFLNCDFSEIFFTSGATEANNLAIFGLVNSFLARGFKKPHIITTEIEHPATLEPIERLVRDGLIEVRYLKPNKKGIVNANDLLDAVQDNTLLVSVMHVNSEIGSIQPIRAIGKNIKKINERKQKDWQKKRISERGERPQQIYFHTDATQAINYLNSDVVWNYVDMLSMSGHKIYGPKGIGALYVRTGIPLRAVQLGGHQEMDKRSGTLNVSGIVGIGEAVAQLTEKNIENNSKKIARLRDMFVEGVLKSIPGASLTTDREKSVPSHAHFIFPGIEGESILIALDLEGVAVATGSACASARLEASSVLLAMGIKKEIAHSSIRFTFGKYNTEAEVKRVLKVLPPIIKRLKDMAPNLPGITK